atcaatactTTAATATTCTACAATGATATGACTTTTTCAATGACTTGCATTATTTCCctaagggtgaaatcacctgattattgcattattttctgTAGCATATAGCCTATATAACCTTAAAAaggtttgaatttgaagaatagcattttttcaagtttaagccctaataaaaactacaaaatatcttacaacaaataaaattacattaatcttgtttgaaatgtttttctctttccaacaatacccttgaaaatgaaattcgataagtagttttcgagttattgagtatttaatgaccagaagtaggcatattctgaaaatatcgaaaaatcgatatatctcgaaaactaaggtcgataggaaaaaagtttactgaacaatttttgtgagaaatgtcgagtagaatctatggttaaCGGCTGTTagaaccttggtgggacaccctgtatatggGTTGAGTCATTTTTCACTTCACAAattagagccggtttccgagctcgggatttagctaagttctagacattaacagttggagtcagaaaattggctttccgaaacggagcATAGTCGTAGTGTTTacaataatctttattttctcatttctataattggaaaagtttttccttgacggaattaaacatttctaaataattcaaaatagccaaaactttacattattttctctttattttatttagtgttcaattttctagttttttaaatttaatttaaacgtggactgtgactacgtcccgtttcggaaagccaattttctgactccagctgtttaaagtctagaacttagctaaatcccgagctcggaaaccggccctaaatgtatttgaataaagaatattctaTTGTGAgagatcaattattattctttatttattccacCTCCAAATAAactgatgttttgaaaaaaataaaattattaatctacGTATCTGTTTATCATTTTAATAGTTATTGATCTATCCAACTATATGTTCATTGCTCATTCATTCAACTATTTATCTATCCAATATCgtggcaccgagcttcgctcgctatttatttataaactattgataaacagaacacaattctttaaaataattggaaaaggattaacaggcatagcccaaaactgtttcttccccgcattttgatttataactataaatagtccagaaagtaggttatgttccatacacttgaattcaggtccaattttcagtccaaacatgtaaaaacaaaaaagttctaatttagattatttactaaccaaattgaataacaaaataacactcactaatcactgttaaataatgattaactttgaatattatgatataccatctcatgtcaacaaatcagattattttgatcgagtcaattaaaatttctagatttcttgAGAGATACGGTGAGCtaataattgattacacagctgatctcccacacaggcatacgcatcttctgttatcgacagacgacgaaattatcatcagTTTTTccaagaagaaattattatccttttcatgtcctttagcgagttttaccagggatgagacctagtgcaatcgaatttttaaatgataaacctactatttttcaaatttcgtgaaaatcgttagagccgttttcgagattcgttgaacatgatataaaaatataaacagatatacagaaattgctcgcttaatataataggattaataaattcaactattcatcagctgttcaatcaatcatttatctataatttatttaattaatttaaatatttttaattgcaGGTGATACAGAAATTCCGGGATGATGAGCAAGAACATCACGACACTGGACTAGACCATGGGGCGGAGCAAGCCCCTTTCTACAAAGCTTTAACCGAAGTCATTAAAATAGGCTGCAAAGCAGCTATCACTGTTTCAAAACAGAtctaaactaataatattaatctagATTGACAGAtctatatttgtaatattaatttAGATTCACTAATAGAGTACCTGTTGTTTGTGCAGATTAGTAAAGTTATTGAGTTGTTACTTTTTATACCAATTGTTATATGATTAGGCttaattgtaattaataaaCAGAGTATTATTGAAGACCCAGTTTCTTATTTTTAgcactatatagtgaggtcctcattataatggcagtatttgattgatattagtgttggtatccttgtctatcattagacaaagcaggtagcgctaTCGTTTTTCAACTCCGCAAagttgtcagatcgtttttgAACGATCTAGAAatgtaattaacaaaatatattctaTGTTTCCTGGATATTGGGAGATTGCATtttataaaacataattttccccaGAGCAGAGTACGGCTTACCTCTAGTATAGTAATAGAATAATCAACAATtactacagatggaaattactgagatattgcaattattcaaatgctaatgaattaattattattattaaacgaaaatccaaattaaatgctgtaattcaccccgaagacttctgctactgcaaatattgacaactgggTAAACAGCTTgatagaaattcgatgagtgctactattcaaaaaatatttttttaattttatttttttctgaataatagcactaatcgaatttccatcaagctgtttaccctgttgtcaatatttgaagtagcagaagtcttcggggtgaattacagcatttaatttggattttcgtttaataataataatcaacaattaCTTCTATCAATAGAACATCActaccttttagacattggcttactactatcatagagaaaaaatagcgtaagtagatatcccatggtatagggcgtttatgtcgcaacttttactgttatctcaagccgattactgtcgattattgtcgatttttactgttttgaccgggtaagagtttatgaacggcacaatatgatagactaccagcgtcataaagcttcacaggagagaattacgtggactatcagcttgagataacagtaaaagttgcgacataaacgccctataccatggaatatctacttatgtattgtttctctatgctactatcaaaattcggataggaaacagttttgggctaggcctgttagtctttttctaatcatgtatttgatttttgcattggtccgcctaataaagagtattttcattttccgagtattttcaatgtaaatgaataaatgatcacTAGCTTTCAGTACAATATTACCATACCGTACTTGGTTGATAAATTCATGTCATCTGAGAAAGCACTATCTGAATCAAGTTcctcaaattttcattataaacaTACACTGTAGCACAGcttcaagttttatttatttatttattcgtgaacaaaatcacaaatcatataaatatggaagaaacaacaggcttggcccaaatctattccattcccaaattttgataaattaataaaattaccaaaaaataggttatgtttctactgtaaaacgttcaagatttcaagagaaatgaaaaatcttcattaggcggagttaggactaaACAAAGTCAAGAGATATCTTCTTATCAGGTTTTTAAGAATATTATTAACTACGATCACAAACCATCATAGGATGTagattgaacaataattttgttacaaaatttcCAGGAAAACTTGTTGCTTAGACCACAAACTAAAATGGGATTCATAGTATGTAGATAGTAGGTAGTTTCCGTTTTTTTTTGTTGTAATTTCCTGTGTCGTTTTACCAAAGGATGTGTGATTTGGAACGAGGATAAATTTTGAAagcattatttatataaaaggaaCACTCTCCAAAAAAGTGTCTGTGCTCGCAAGATCGAAGATGTGCCGAGTGATGAATCGCGGATTGGCAGTGGTTCTTCTGTTCATATTGTCAGGTGAGATTTGTCGATTTTTATCCTTTACAATAAAATATCTTGGTTCACGATTAATAAGACGCTTTTAACATCAAAAACTTATCATATATTTGCTGGGTAATAGAGTATTTTTGAGACTTTACTGAGGGTAAAACAACATTTTATAGTGTTTGAAATTATGTCaggcaatttgaaaaggaacagaAACTTCGAGATTTTTGGTGCACTATATAGGCCTAAGAAGTACAAGGGTTTGCCGATCAACTTTTTAAAATGACTTTTTAGTTATCACTCGTTGCAAGAAAAACTTCCTCCTAAATCATTAGAAGTAATTTTTTCTTTGATCAATTTTGTGTACGGTACCGTATACATTATAACTATAGGACTATTTGTTTCCTTGTATTAGGCCAAAAATCAATCAACTCTCTACCTCCATCACCCTCCAtagttgacaaaatattttaagagaaatatcaaataaatattttgaatttaaaaactCGTTACCTGTCGgaacatcaaatcaaattagttGAGAGCAGTCATATTGATCTCTCAACATATTAAAAATCCACGGAATATGAGGTATTCCAGTAGGCCTATTCTATGATCTTTTTaaagaaaattgtgattttgtaGAACTAGATTTGTAAAGTTTATAAACTCATAATTTATACTAGTTACAATAAGtgacaagaaatatttttcataactgttGGCTACATTGTAATCCATTGAATAATGgattaagaataataatattcaaaacctatataattaattgaatgatGGACTAATTTGACAAATTCATCCAGCTCTCAAGTAGTCCTATAAGGAGATGATGTCCGTGAAAACAACTATGATTATATGATAATATCAGTAGGTATTCTATTTTTCCATTAATTAcacatttgaataaaaaaatgagtgGTATGTAGGTTTACTTTTCATGATTATCTAAGACAAAAGTTGATGGAatagataataatgataataatatattttattgtaaaataataacttAGGTATCTATACTCCCCCACacttattatttcattgttaaATCTCTCATTGTCTTTCAAGATGAATGAACGGTGtttaaaaaattccaaattcaaGAAACAGACTAGAGACATCAAGTTAAAAttcttgtatttattcattcataagtttttgcaatatatttttcatattgttaaTATCTGGAAGTATCAATGAAACAGAAGCAAATTTATCAAGTACCTTTCTATTTGATCAAACACAAATacctagtttcaactcttcaagagttGATTATCAAGTGTTATGATTTACAATTGGAATGTAAATGTAAgaatttacacttgaaaattagtgaataaagaatttatgaaaattagctcttgaagagttgaaactagttgtgttgtaataaaagggtacttgatagcGTTTATTGTGTTTCAATCATTCAAGTAGTCCTGAAAAGAAAAGTGAGTctcatgtttcaattcaaaaattaatttatttcaccaaagtTGGCTCTAAACCTTTCAGACTATCTCTTTACCCCATCGAAAACGATAAAAAATTTCCAGCTACCATTTCAAGGTTCTTTCGAACACTAAGAAGGATGGGAAAATCGATGAAACTCTTATCAAGGATTTGGGTAATCTCCTTTCTTAGTATTGATGTTTTTGGAGATGAAAAATGTAGAACGATTAGCAAAActgcttcccggtggttcggaaccctcCTAAAAGTaaaggtccactcatctctcatcatcatccgtctcattacccacgcacaatcTTAGAGCTCATATGTGTACATTATACTGTAGATGTATGTTGTACCATAGATgatagtttatgttccaaagtTCAAGCTGACTACTGTCTATCGTTACTGTGTTGGATGGGTGAGtgtgttaaggtgcgtacagatatacgcgcctccaacccgctccgccctcgttccgccatcgctccgcactcgcaccgatcatgaactttacgggagatgttagctcttcttgtgttccactcttgctccccggtcgatcatcaatcgatctgctcgagtgacgttcgattgcggagcagagcgaaagtctgtacgcaccttaagaacggcacagtatgagagactaccagcatcacatagctacGCGAAAAATATCTACTAAGACTATCAGCTTgattaacagtggaatttggaGCATAAACGATAAACTATGggatattcaaaattcaaattcaaatttattcacactcataaatacatatacagaaaccaaatagagtctagcttTATTACTATTAGCTTTACTATTATTAGCTTTACTTATTTATTAGCTTTTTTactattacttacaatctattattaaattttagatggattattgttgtatttgtcaagctagactctatttggtttctgtatatgtatttatgagtgtgaataaatttgaatttgatatcttcttgtgctatattttctccatgATCATACTAACCGAAAAAAACTCATTTTCAGATTCAGTAGCAGAATCAGCAGAAGTGATCCAAAATGGATTGGGAAAGCTAAAGTTTACTTCCTTCCAATCTTGCACGATTCCTGAGTCGAAAGAATACTACTACACCTCATTTGATGGAACAAAACGATTTCTTCCGAAAACTGACAAAATAGATGGCAACGGTCAGCAAGCGGTTAGGGTCAAATGTTTCGAGTCCTCCAAGCAAAGCAAAGCATCAGATGTGGTTGTTTGTTTCAATGGAGAATGGTTTCCCAGTGACCACGGCTGTGTGACTAGATCTTGCGATCCAGTTGCTAATACGACTTCAACCAACTACACGTGCACTACAGCCGAGGGTAGAGACATCGCTTGTGACACACCGGTCCCGATCAACTCCAAAATCACCATTCACTGTTCACACTGGAGATATATGAACCCCAACCCCAAAAACACTAGCAAGTTATGTTTGGAAGATGGAAGATGGGAGAAGTGGGACACTTGCATACTTGAATGTGGTGGAACACTTGTCAAGCCCCTTGACGACTTATCAGAAATAGCACTCTACCAGAACCCCTGGCATGTTATCATTTATCGTTTGGAAGATAGCAAATGGACTGAGAAGTGTGTAGGCacaattctcaataattacaTGATCATCACTGCTcatatttgttttgattttatgtCATTTGAAGCAAAATCAGCGAAAGTTGCAGTAGGACAGTACTACAGAGATTTCGAAACAGCACAGTCCTTATCTCGCATTTATGATGTAGTTTTGAGTCCGGTTATGTTTAGTCCGTTGTATGAAATGTCACCCCTTGTCATAATCATGACTGAGACCTATATACATTACACTGACACAGTCGTCAATGCGTGTTTCAACTTCAAACCAGTGGGAGAAATTGATAGACTTCTATGGAAAAATCCAATAGAATGGCGAATTGCGATTTTGAGAAAAGACTCAGGATCTACTTTAAAGGAAACAGAAAATATGTTGGTTGCTTCCAATTCAGAATGCCTGTCTAAATATGCCGATCAATTGAAAGGAAAACGACTACGTTCTGACCAGTTCTGTGCCGTTTTTAAAAGTCAAAGACAATTCAATACCACCGACATTGGAGCGGGTCTCATGTCTCTTGTCATATCACGGGGTAAGTCGAAGCGCTTCTACTTGAGAGGAATATTGGACGGTTCAAGTGAAGATGGTGGAGTTTTAACTTTTACCGATATTTGGAGCATGGATAACCAGATTTTTCTCCACTCAGCTATAAATGAATTCAGAGAAACACATGAGCATGATACTGGTTAAAAAAACGTTTTActgatttttactttttatGGTACTACCTATCTATTTAATTATACAAAGCATTGGTGAGGCCTGTGGTGAGTTACGGATCGGAAACATGGGTGCTTACAGCTGGAGATGTGCAAAGATTGAGAGTTTTTGAAAGGAAGGTAGTGAGAAGAATCATGGGTCCTGTTTTTGAGAATGGTCtttggagaggaagaaaaaatttggaaatagaGCAGTTCTTAAACAATGAAAACATTGTGCGGTTTATTAAAGCTGGCAGAATAAGATGGATGGGACATATGGTGAGAATGGGAGATGAAAGAGTAGTGAAATGTATATGGAAGGACAGGATatataacagaagaagaaaaggtcgaCCGAGAAATAGATGGACGGATGATGTGGAACGAGATCTGAGAACGAAGGAGTTCGTAACTGGAGGGGGCAGGCCGAGGATCGTGACAGATGGAGAGGCtatgtgagggaggccaagggttgcaaagacctgtagagctgaggagtaagtaaggtactatcaagctatcaaataaaaaagttttctcttaattttatttCCGATCATTAaccttttgagatatgagcgtctaaagtttacatttttgatatatataatttcaaattcggtaaaagatgaattcatgaaattttgaggataaattcttcatggtatcgttgattgaataaaacggaaatttcctgaaaatatcaatttttgaggaagATATTTCTTTTATAAAACATGACCAAATATAATTCAATCTTGTAACAAAAATAGCACAAATGATCGTGGCATTTAACCGGGAtgaaaagttaacagacttttgtaaAACCGGGagttaaattttgaatatatgTGATAACATAGTTTCATTTccgattttaataataatagctttattgacattcatgaaatgaacaaaagcctctcaaTTGAGGTAATTTTTGGTTGgcagttactaaaaaaaaacatccagaaataacaaaatttacaatatacagtcgaacctctctagaACGAACCTCTACTCAACGAAATCCTCTAcccaacgaatttttacctggtcccatgacatttttgaGTTTTG
The sequence above is drawn from the Nilaparvata lugens isolate BPH chromosome 2, ASM1435652v1, whole genome shotgun sequence genome and encodes:
- the LOC111046069 gene encoding uncharacterized protein LOC111046069, translated to MCRVMNRGLAVVLLFILSDSVAESAEVIQNGLGKLKFTSFQSCTIPESKEYYYTSFDGTKRFLPKTDKIDGNGQQAVRVKCFESSKQSKASDVVVCFNGEWFPSDHGCVTRSCDPVANTTSTNYTCTTAEGRDIACDTPVPINSKITIHCSHWRYMNPNPKNTSKLCLEDGRWEKWDTCILECGGTLVKPLDDLSEIALYQNPWHVIIYRLEDSKWTEKCVGTILNNYMIITAHICFDFMSFEAKSAKVAVGQYYRDFETAQSLSRIYDVVLSPVMFSPLYEMSPLVIIMTETYIHYTDTVVNACFNFKPVGEIDRLLWKNPIEWRIAILRKDSGSTLKETENMLVASNSECLSKYADQLKGKRLRSDQFCAVFKSQRQFNTTDIGAGLMSLVISRGKSKRFYLRGILDGSSEDGGVLTFTDIWSMDNQIFLHSAINEFRETHEHDTG